The Aureispira anguillae genome contains a region encoding:
- a CDS encoding helix-turn-helix domain-containing protein, translating to MNFPPKNHIAFSDFEKAIKRSLPIPMQKTFKSFFTSIYKTKFFLPNLGHIKVESKKIGKKFTFQILEINPTEDAYLDVTALKSIVGFSFYVEGKAKGLLIDQNIEVPMIVDTGIICVSNYGRSSIQLYKNQPFTNVNLFIRSNDFIDFMGDTLHDLPEEFCTSLEDDRKYYGIGGPTTTKIHQLLLDLRQDNFEGPSAMFLRESAAMKIMGIQLAELIYNTHTDNSGESEKLQLAHTIMKNSLVDPPKIRALARQIGLSEFKLKNGFKKRFQMPIYAFLIDCRMKKAVELLTKESYSVKETAYSVGYSNPNSFSNAFYKKYGVYPTEFVKNRLVYRARS from the coding sequence ATGAATTTTCCTCCCAAAAATCATATTGCTTTCTCTGATTTTGAAAAAGCAATTAAGCGTTCTTTGCCAATTCCAATGCAAAAAACATTTAAGTCCTTCTTTACTTCGATCTATAAAACCAAGTTCTTTCTCCCCAACCTAGGGCATATAAAGGTAGAGTCTAAAAAAATAGGCAAAAAATTTACCTTTCAGATTCTCGAAATCAACCCTACAGAAGATGCTTATTTGGATGTAACAGCCCTAAAGTCTATTGTTGGTTTTAGTTTTTACGTGGAAGGCAAAGCTAAAGGCTTATTAATTGATCAAAACATAGAAGTTCCGATGATTGTAGATACAGGTATTATCTGTGTTAGCAATTATGGACGATCCAGTATTCAATTATACAAAAATCAACCTTTTACCAATGTCAATCTATTTATTAGAAGCAACGATTTTATTGATTTTATGGGCGATACGCTTCATGATTTACCTGAAGAATTCTGTACTTCATTAGAGGACGATCGAAAATATTATGGTATAGGAGGACCTACTACTACAAAAATTCATCAACTTCTTTTGGATTTGAGACAAGACAATTTTGAAGGACCTAGCGCTATGTTTTTGAGAGAAAGTGCCGCCATGAAAATCATGGGAATTCAATTGGCAGAGTTGATTTATAACACGCATACTGACAATTCGGGCGAATCCGAAAAATTACAATTGGCACATACCATCATGAAAAACTCCTTGGTCGATCCCCCTAAAATACGAGCACTAGCTCGACAAATTGGACTGAGTGAATTCAAACTAAAAAATGGCTTCAAAAAAAGATTCCAAATGCCAATATATGCTTTCTTAATTGATTGTAGAATGAAAAAAGCAGTGGAACTTTTAACCAAAGAATCTTACAGTGTCAAAGAAACCGCCTATTCTGTTGGGTATTCCAACCCCAATTCATTTTCAAATGCCTTTTATAAAAAATATGGTGTTTATCCTACAGAGTTTGTAAAAAACAGATTGGTGTATCGAGCTAGAAGCTAA
- a CDS encoding acyl-CoA dehydrogenase family protein, with translation MADVVENMTTEVLKGSEFIIKDSQPADTFTPEDTNEEQDMIRAMVKDFVNTEIEPNYQALEKQEEGLAKAKLAVAGELGLLGPHIPEEYGGMPMDTNTNTIIAEEIGYAGCFSVAVSAHTGIGMLPIFYYGSEEQKKKYLPGLCSGRLVASYCLTEPGSGSDALAAKTKAMPTEDGEHYLISGQKMWITNSGFADVFIVFAQVDGDKFTGFLIEAGVEGLSLGAEEDKLGIKGSSTRQVFFENVKVHKSAVLGEIGKGHLIAFNVLNVGRFKLGVMALGAAKRNMRAGITYSNERHQFKQAISNFGAIQYKLAEQTVQIYAVESALYRTSMLLQQKAQALFDGGMSYAEAKLEAAEEYAVECAMLKVLGSEMLDYVVDETVQIHGGYGFSEEYEAARHYRDARINRIFEGTNEINRLLTLAMTLKRAMKGHIDLVGPAWAVQKELTSMPTASKTEGTFGVEVDTVKNMKKILLIVAGAAAKAQMDGSLNLKVEQQITMNIADVMMDVFTCESLLLRVQKLAAKGADVTNPTHILEVYLFDAIDRIAKNAKDALCSFAEGEPLRMMLMGVKRYAKYKTVNVRDARKAIAKPIIEANEYCY, from the coding sequence ATGGCAGATGTAGTAGAAAATATGACAACTGAAGTCTTAAAAGGTAGCGAATTTATTATTAAAGATTCTCAACCAGCAGATACTTTTACCCCAGAAGATACCAACGAAGAGCAGGATATGATTCGTGCAATGGTAAAAGATTTTGTAAATACAGAAATTGAGCCTAATTATCAAGCATTAGAGAAACAAGAAGAGGGACTTGCTAAAGCAAAATTGGCTGTGGCAGGAGAATTAGGTTTGTTGGGACCACACATACCTGAAGAGTATGGAGGGATGCCAATGGATACCAATACCAATACAATTATTGCAGAAGAAATTGGATATGCAGGATGTTTTTCTGTAGCGGTTTCTGCGCATACAGGGATAGGCATGTTGCCCATTTTTTATTATGGATCAGAAGAGCAAAAGAAAAAATATTTGCCAGGCTTATGTTCGGGAAGGTTAGTCGCTTCTTATTGTTTGACAGAACCAGGTTCAGGGTCAGATGCATTGGCCGCTAAAACCAAGGCAATGCCAACAGAGGATGGAGAACATTACCTTATTTCGGGGCAAAAGATGTGGATTACCAACTCTGGGTTTGCCGATGTATTTATTGTCTTTGCTCAAGTTGATGGAGATAAATTTACAGGCTTTTTGATAGAAGCTGGTGTTGAAGGCTTGAGCCTTGGTGCAGAGGAGGATAAGTTGGGAATCAAAGGTTCTTCTACTCGTCAAGTATTTTTTGAAAATGTAAAAGTTCACAAATCTGCTGTATTAGGAGAAATAGGAAAGGGGCACTTAATCGCTTTTAATGTTCTAAATGTAGGTCGTTTTAAATTGGGCGTAATGGCATTGGGAGCTGCTAAACGCAATATGCGAGCAGGAATTACCTATTCGAATGAGCGTCATCAGTTCAAACAAGCGATTTCAAATTTTGGGGCTATTCAGTACAAATTAGCAGAGCAAACGGTTCAAATTTATGCTGTAGAATCTGCCTTGTACCGCACATCAATGTTGTTGCAACAAAAGGCACAAGCATTGTTCGATGGTGGAATGTCTTACGCAGAGGCCAAACTAGAAGCAGCAGAAGAGTATGCTGTTGAATGTGCGATGTTGAAGGTCTTAGGATCTGAAATGTTGGATTATGTAGTAGATGAAACGGTTCAAATTCATGGAGGTTATGGATTCTCTGAAGAGTATGAAGCGGCTCGTCATTATCGTGATGCACGTATCAATCGTATTTTTGAAGGAACCAATGAAATTAACCGTTTGTTGACTTTGGCTATGACACTAAAACGTGCGATGAAAGGTCATATTGATTTGGTTGGACCAGCTTGGGCTGTTCAAAAAGAATTGACATCTATGCCTACCGCTTCTAAAACAGAAGGAACCTTTGGTGTAGAGGTAGATACGGTTAAAAATATGAAGAAAATCTTGTTGATTGTGGCTGGTGCTGCTGCTAAAGCACAGATGGACGGTAGCCTAAATCTAAAAGTAGAGCAGCAAATTACAATGAATATTGCAGATGTAATGATGGATGTATTTACTTGTGAGTCACTCTTGTTGAGAGTTCAAAAATTAGCTGCAAAAGGAGCTGATGTTACGAATCCAACACACATTCTAGAGGTGTATTTATTTGATGCAATTGATCGCATTGCTAAGAATGCCAAAGATGCCTTGTGCTCTTTTGCTGAAGGCGAACCATTGCGCATGATGCTGATGGGAGTTAAGCGCTATGCTAAATACAAAACAGTAAATGTTAGAGATGCTCGTAAGGCAATTGCTAAACCAATTATTGAAGCCAACGAGTATTGTTACTAG